In Streptomyces chartreusis NRRL 3882, the following are encoded in one genomic region:
- the bla gene encoding class A beta-lactamase, with the protein MITFEGNTVHTTHPRPSRRTALTLGAAAALSLGAGTAHALPGTGGVTARLRELEREHTARLGVYARNMRTGRTVAYRAGERFPIASVFKTLAAAAVLRDLDRDGEFLARRIHYTQDCVTKSGYSPVTQENLATGMTVGELCDATIRFSDNAAGNLLLKELGGPTAVTRFARSIGDGVTRLDRWEPDLNSAEPWRVTDTTSPRAIGLSYARLVLGDVLEPRDRARLTDWLLRNTTSTEKFRKGLPPEWLLADKTGQPEYGGAHDVGITWPPDGTPIVLSVLTMQPERDAPADNALVARTAALLAAELG; encoded by the coding sequence GTGATCACCTTCGAAGGGAACACCGTGCACACCACACACCCGCGCCCGTCCCGGCGCACGGCCCTGACGCTGGGCGCCGCCGCCGCTCTCTCGCTGGGCGCCGGCACGGCCCACGCCTTACCCGGTACGGGCGGCGTCACCGCACGGCTGAGGGAACTGGAGCGGGAGCACACCGCCCGGCTGGGTGTGTACGCGCGGAACATGCGTACGGGCCGGACGGTGGCGTACCGGGCCGGTGAACGCTTCCCGATCGCCTCGGTGTTCAAGACGCTCGCCGCCGCGGCCGTCCTGCGTGACCTCGACCGCGACGGCGAGTTCCTGGCCAGGCGGATCCACTACACCCAGGACTGCGTGACGAAGTCGGGCTACTCCCCCGTCACCCAGGAGAACCTCGCGACCGGCATGACCGTCGGCGAACTGTGCGACGCGACCATCCGCTTCAGTGACAACGCCGCGGGCAACCTGCTGCTGAAGGAGCTGGGCGGACCGACCGCCGTCACGCGCTTCGCCCGTTCGATCGGTGACGGTGTCACCCGGCTCGACCGGTGGGAGCCGGACCTGAACAGCGCGGAACCGTGGCGCGTGACCGATACGACGTCTCCCCGCGCGATCGGCCTGTCCTACGCCCGTCTCGTGCTCGGCGACGTGCTGGAGCCCCGGGACCGGGCACGGCTCACGGACTGGCTGCTGCGCAACACCACCAGTACCGAGAAGTTCCGCAAGGGCCTTCCCCCGGAATGGCTTCTCGCCGACAAGACCGGCCAGCCGGAGTACGGCGGCGCCCACGACGTGGGCATCACCTGGCCGCCCGACGGCACGCCGATCGTGCTGTCCGTGCTGACGATGCAGCCCGAGCGGGACGCCCCGGCCGACAACGCGCTGGTGGCCAGGACGGCCGCGTTGCTGGCGGCTGAACTCGGGTAG
- a CDS encoding ABC transporter ATP-binding protein: MSTPAAEHVPGLASADGIAARARGLTKAYGSGETTVLALDAVDVDIVSGRFTAVMGPSGSGKSTLMHCLAGLDTVSGGQVWLGDTEITGLKERELTRLRRDRIGFMFQSFNLIPTLNALENITLPMDIAGKKPDEKWLDQVIDTLGLRDRLGHRPSQLSGGQQQRVACARALASRPELIFADEPTGNLDSRAGLEVLGFLREAVDQLGQTVVMVTHDPGAAAHSDLVLFLGDGRIVDEMRRPTAETVLERMKRFDVIRARPEDAPPAAGPDGAPSAGEH, translated from the coding sequence TTGTCCACACCTGCTGCGGAACACGTCCCCGGCCTCGCGTCGGCCGACGGGATCGCGGCCCGGGCCCGCGGCCTGACCAAGGCGTACGGCTCGGGCGAGACGACCGTGCTCGCGCTCGACGCGGTGGACGTCGACATCGTCAGCGGCCGGTTCACCGCGGTGATGGGACCGTCGGGCTCCGGGAAGTCCACGCTGATGCACTGCCTGGCGGGGCTCGACACCGTCTCGGGCGGCCAGGTGTGGCTCGGCGACACGGAGATCACGGGCCTGAAGGAGCGCGAGCTGACGCGGCTGCGCCGCGACCGGATCGGGTTCATGTTCCAGTCGTTCAACCTCATCCCGACCCTGAACGCGCTGGAGAACATCACCCTGCCCATGGACATCGCGGGCAAGAAGCCCGACGAGAAGTGGCTGGACCAGGTGATCGACACGCTGGGCCTGCGGGACCGGCTCGGGCACCGGCCGTCGCAGCTCTCCGGCGGCCAGCAGCAGCGCGTGGCCTGTGCGCGTGCGCTGGCCTCCCGCCCCGAGCTGATCTTCGCGGACGAGCCGACCGGGAACCTCGACTCGCGCGCCGGACTGGAGGTGCTCGGCTTCCTGCGCGAGGCGGTGGACCAGCTCGGGCAGACCGTCGTCATGGTCACCCACGATCCGGGCGCCGCCGCCCACTCCGACCTGGTGCTCTTCCTCGGGGACGGCCGGATCGTCGACGAGATGCGGCGACCGACCGCGGAGACCGTGCTGGAGCGCATGAAGCGCTTCGACGTGATCCGCGCCCGCCCCGAGGACGCGCCGCCCGCCGCGGGGCCCGACGGCGCCCCGTCCGCCGGGGAGCACTGA
- a CDS encoding class I SAM-dependent methyltransferase gives MPLRSARSGKVSRDAVHHPLFARYYARISVTAETRMGMGRVRERLLGGLSGRVIEIGAGNGLNFAHYPGTVSEVVAIEPERRLRQLAVEAALRAEVPVDVVPGAAEALPVKSEGFDAAVVSLVLCSVRDVPRALAELRRVLRPGGEVRFFEHGRGGGRVMTVSQRALDRTVWPVLNGGCHLAREPVRALRDAGFELGPYRQVMMPEEGPTLPTSYCVLGTAWRPVGT, from the coding sequence ATGCCGCTCCGGTCCGCCCGCTCCGGCAAGGTGTCACGGGATGCCGTGCACCATCCGCTGTTCGCCCGTTACTACGCCCGGATCAGTGTCACCGCCGAGACCCGGATGGGCATGGGCAGAGTCCGCGAGAGGTTGCTCGGCGGGCTGTCCGGGCGGGTGATCGAGATCGGCGCGGGCAACGGGCTGAACTTCGCGCACTACCCGGGCACCGTCTCGGAGGTCGTGGCCATCGAGCCGGAGCGGCGGCTGCGGCAGCTGGCCGTGGAGGCGGCGCTGCGGGCGGAGGTGCCGGTGGACGTGGTGCCGGGTGCGGCCGAGGCGCTGCCGGTCAAGAGCGAGGGCTTCGACGCGGCCGTGGTGTCGCTGGTGCTGTGCAGTGTGCGGGACGTGCCCCGGGCGCTGGCGGAGCTGCGGCGGGTGTTGCGGCCGGGTGGTGAGGTGCGGTTCTTCGAGCACGGCCGGGGCGGCGGCCGGGTGATGACCGTCAGCCAGCGTGCGCTGGACCGGACGGTGTGGCCGGTGCTGAACGGGGGCTGCCACCTGGCGCGGGAGCCGGTGCGGGCGCTGCGGGACGCCGGGTTCGAACTCGGCCCGTACCGGCAGGTGATGATGCCGGAGGAGGGGCCGACGCTGCCCACCTCGTACTGCGTGCTGGGCACGGCGTGGCGTCCGGTCGGTACGTAG
- a CDS encoding endonuclease/exonuclease/phosphatase family protein — protein MGGVRPWDAWLVGGAAGVAGLLALHSAVPNGFGRLGSLLETFLPWLGVAVPPLGCLAVLRRSVAGLLACLVPVAVWLWMFGGLWFSSPPESYDLTVVQHNVADDNADPAGTARALRATRADLVAVQELTTAGRPVFEDVLGASHPHRAVHGTVGLWSAHPLSGVRPVDIRPEGFPGSWRRGLRATVSAPGGKVAVYVVHLPSVRLGPTGFASAARDESAALLGARIADDPAGRLLVVGDLNGTVRDRGLGPLTSRLDAPASGFAFSWPASLPVARIDQVLGRGAEVTRVSALGSTGSDHLPVLARVRLR, from the coding sequence GTGGGAGGCGTACGGCCTTGGGACGCCTGGCTCGTCGGGGGCGCCGCCGGTGTCGCCGGTCTGCTGGCCCTGCACTCCGCCGTGCCCAACGGGTTCGGGCGGCTCGGGAGCCTCCTGGAGACGTTCCTGCCGTGGCTGGGCGTGGCCGTGCCTCCCCTCGGCTGCCTCGCCGTGCTCAGGCGGTCGGTGGCGGGACTGCTCGCCTGCCTGGTGCCCGTCGCGGTCTGGCTCTGGATGTTCGGCGGGCTGTGGTTCTCCTCGCCGCCCGAGTCGTACGACCTGACCGTCGTCCAGCACAACGTGGCCGACGACAACGCCGACCCGGCGGGCACCGCGCGGGCGCTGCGCGCCACTCGCGCGGATCTGGTGGCCGTGCAGGAGCTGACGACCGCGGGGCGCCCGGTGTTCGAGGACGTCCTGGGCGCCTCCCACCCGCACCGGGCGGTCCACGGCACGGTCGGGCTCTGGTCGGCCCATCCCCTCTCCGGCGTACGGCCCGTGGACATCCGGCCCGAGGGCTTCCCGGGGAGCTGGCGGCGCGGTCTGCGGGCCACCGTGTCCGCGCCCGGTGGGAAGGTCGCGGTGTACGTCGTCCATCTGCCGTCGGTCCGGCTGGGTCCGACGGGGTTCGCCTCGGCGGCCCGCGACGAGAGCGCGGCGCTGCTCGGGGCCCGGATCGCGGACGACCCGGCCGGCCGGCTCCTGGTGGTGGGCGACCTCAACGGCACGGTGCGGGACCGGGGGCTCGGTCCGCTCACCTCCCGGCTCGACGCCCCGGCCTCGGGGTTCGCGTTCAGCTGGCCGGCCTCCCTGCCGGTGGCCAGGATCGACCAGGTGCTCGGGAGGGGCGCCGAGGTGACACGGGTGTCGGCGCTGGGCTCGACCGGGAGCGACCATCTGCCGGTGCTGGCTCGCGTGCGTCTGCGGTAG
- a CDS encoding ATP-binding protein: MADHLEASVTLPSDPASVSAARAYVVGTLAEWGLPADTEVSDTIRLIISELATNAVQHTFGQSPTFTVDVELDRDEHLRIGVTDSHPRFPRRLPAAVQQDNGRGLVIIRWLTAECGGRLRIRRTREGGKTISIELPWTVPVQPVTAAGQQEP; this comes from the coding sequence ATGGCAGACCATTTGGAAGCATCCGTCACTCTGCCGAGCGATCCCGCCTCGGTCTCCGCAGCGCGCGCCTACGTGGTGGGCACGCTGGCGGAGTGGGGCCTGCCGGCGGACACGGAAGTGTCCGACACCATCCGGCTCATCATCTCCGAACTCGCGACCAACGCCGTCCAGCACACGTTCGGACAGTCGCCCACCTTCACGGTGGACGTCGAACTCGACCGCGACGAACACCTGCGCATCGGCGTCACGGACAGCCACCCGCGATTCCCCAGACGCCTGCCCGCCGCCGTCCAGCAGGACAACGGGCGCGGCCTCGTCATCATCCGCTGGCTGACCGCGGAATGCGGCGGCAGGCTCAGGATCCGCCGCACCCGCGAGGGCGGCAAGACCATCTCGATCGAACTCCCGTGGACCGTCCCGGTCCAGCCCGTGACGGCTGCGGGGCAGCAGGAGCCGTGA
- a CDS encoding 8-amino-7-oxononanoate synthase: MAFGWIDEQARLRRRAGLVRTLRPRPAVSPLLDLASNDYLGLARHPEVTEGAARAARLWGGGSTGSRLVTGSTELHAELERELADFCGVEAALVFSSGYAANLAAVTALAPHGSLIVSDAGNHASLIDGCRLARGTTQVVAHAEPEAVRKALHTHGGTAITVSDTVFSVDGDAAPLAALAEACREHGAGLVVDDAHGLGVLGDGGRGAPHAAGLAGADDVVVTVTLSKSLGSQGGAVLGPARVIDHLVNAARTFIFDTGLAPAAAGAALSALRLLRREPERAARVRAVAGELHARLTAAGLEAVRPDAAVVSVRAPSPEDAVRWAAGCRAAGLAVGCFRPPSVPDGISRLRLTARADLTAEQIERAVRLIGETRP, translated from the coding sequence ATGGCGTTCGGCTGGATCGACGAGCAGGCGCGGCTGCGCCGTCGCGCCGGACTCGTACGGACACTGCGCCCCCGTCCGGCCGTTTCACCGCTCCTCGACCTGGCGAGCAACGACTACCTGGGACTGGCCCGCCATCCCGAGGTCACCGAGGGTGCGGCCCGTGCCGCGCGGCTCTGGGGCGGCGGCTCGACCGGCTCCCGGCTCGTCACCGGCAGCACCGAACTGCACGCCGAACTCGAACGGGAACTGGCCGATTTCTGCGGTGTCGAGGCGGCCCTCGTCTTCTCCTCCGGCTACGCGGCCAACCTCGCGGCGGTCACCGCGCTGGCCCCGCACGGCTCCCTCATCGTCTCCGACGCGGGCAACCACGCCTCGCTCATCGACGGCTGCCGGCTGGCCCGCGGCACCACACAGGTGGTGGCGCACGCCGAGCCGGAGGCCGTGCGCAAGGCGCTGCACACGCACGGGGGCACGGCGATCACCGTGTCCGACACGGTCTTCTCGGTCGACGGCGACGCGGCCCCGCTCGCCGCGCTCGCCGAGGCGTGCCGGGAGCACGGCGCGGGTCTGGTGGTGGACGACGCCCACGGCCTGGGCGTCCTCGGTGACGGCGGCCGCGGCGCCCCGCACGCGGCGGGGCTCGCGGGCGCCGACGACGTCGTCGTGACGGTCACGCTGTCCAAGTCGCTCGGCAGTCAGGGCGGAGCCGTCCTCGGCCCGGCCCGGGTGATCGACCACTTGGTCAACGCGGCACGGACGTTCATCTTCGACACGGGTCTCGCCCCCGCGGCGGCGGGGGCGGCCCTGTCGGCACTGCGGCTGCTGCGCCGCGAGCCGGAGCGCGCGGCTCGGGTCCGCGCGGTGGCGGGCGAGTTGCACGCACGCCTGACCGCCGCGGGTCTGGAAGCGGTACGTCCGGACGCCGCGGTGGTCTCGGTGCGGGCGCCCTCTCCCGAGGACGCCGTGCGCTGGGCGGCCGGGTGCCGCGCGGCGGGCCTGGCCGTGGGCTGCTTCCGTCCTCCTTCCGTGCCCGACGGCATCTCACGGCTCAGGCTGACCGCCCGCGCGGACCTGACCGCGGAACAGATCGAACGCGCTGTACGACTGATCGGCGAGACGCGGCCATGA
- a CDS encoding helix-turn-helix domain-containing protein, whose product MQHGPAVRRRKLGAELRALRTSAGLTSGEAARLVGWHQSKVSRIETGTSGVKPADVRLLLDAYAVADAQLRELLMVLAGSEDSGGRTHWWHAYRGVLPPTYRDFISLESQAGAMRTLETTVVPGLLQTPEYARAVTKAAVEGLPEDRLDTLVEVRLARQDVLRADPPLELSAVLDEAVLRREVGGPGVMARQLERLVEAARLPQVRLQVLPFAAGAHIGVTGPFVIFSFSSTSDLDVVVLDHLTSSLYLERKEDLRAYTEAFNALQIHALSPEDSLDFIAGTAAGA is encoded by the coding sequence ATGCAGCACGGTCCCGCGGTGCGCCGCCGGAAACTGGGCGCCGAACTTCGCGCGCTGCGCACCTCGGCGGGGCTCACCAGTGGTGAGGCGGCCCGGCTGGTGGGCTGGCACCAGTCGAAGGTCAGCCGTATCGAGACGGGCACGAGCGGGGTGAAACCGGCCGATGTGCGGTTACTTCTCGACGCGTACGCCGTGGCGGACGCTCAACTGCGCGAGTTGCTCATGGTGTTGGCGGGGTCCGAGGACAGTGGCGGGCGGACCCACTGGTGGCACGCCTACCGCGGGGTGCTGCCGCCGACCTACCGGGACTTCATCAGCCTGGAGTCACAGGCCGGCGCGATGCGCACGCTGGAGACCACGGTCGTCCCGGGGCTGCTCCAGACGCCCGAGTACGCCCGTGCGGTGACGAAGGCCGCGGTGGAGGGGCTGCCGGAGGACCGGCTCGACACGCTGGTCGAGGTGCGTCTGGCCCGGCAGGACGTGCTGCGCGCGGATCCGCCGCTGGAACTGAGCGCCGTCCTGGACGAGGCGGTGCTGCGGCGGGAGGTGGGCGGGCCCGGGGTGATGGCCCGGCAGCTGGAACGGCTGGTCGAGGCGGCGCGGCTGCCCCAAGTGCGGCTCCAGGTGCTGCCGTTCGCCGCCGGGGCGCACATCGGAGTCACCGGCCCTTTCGTTATTTTCTCATTTTCGAGCACATCTGATCTGGATGTTGTTGTTCTCGACCACTTGACGAGTAGCCTCTACCTCGAACGGAAAGAAGACCTCCGGGCCTACACGGAGGCCTTCAACGCCCTTCAGATCCACGCCCTTTCGCCCGAGGACTCGTTGGATTTCATCGCCGGGACAGCCGCCGGCGCGTAA
- the bioD gene encoding dethiobiotin synthase, giving the protein MPVLVITGTGTEVGKTVVTAAVAATALAAGRSVAVLKAAQTGVRPDEPGDAAEVARLAGAVTAAEIARYPEPLAPATAARRAGRAPVHPHEVAEAAAKLATEHDLVLVEGAGGLLVRFDPAGGTLADAARLLSAPVLVVASAGLGTLNTTELTARELRSRGLDLAGIVIGSWPAAPDLASRCNVADLPDVAGAPLLGSVPAGSGALSPAAFRAAAPHWLAPRLDGTWDAEAFQVREAPPAF; this is encoded by the coding sequence ATGCCGGTACTGGTGATCACGGGCACGGGCACGGAGGTCGGCAAGACTGTCGTGACCGCCGCGGTGGCCGCGACGGCGCTGGCGGCCGGCCGTTCGGTGGCCGTGCTGAAGGCCGCGCAGACGGGAGTACGGCCGGACGAGCCTGGGGACGCCGCCGAGGTCGCGCGGCTCGCGGGTGCCGTGACGGCGGCGGAAATCGCCCGCTATCCCGAGCCGTTGGCGCCCGCCACGGCCGCCCGCCGGGCCGGTCGCGCCCCCGTGCACCCGCACGAGGTCGCGGAGGCCGCCGCCAAGCTGGCCACCGAACACGATCTGGTGCTGGTCGAGGGCGCGGGCGGACTGCTCGTACGGTTCGACCCGGCCGGCGGCACCCTGGCGGACGCGGCCCGGCTGCTGTCGGCGCCGGTGCTGGTCGTGGCGTCGGCGGGGCTCGGCACCCTGAACACGACGGAGCTGACGGCGCGTGAGCTCCGCTCCCGGGGGCTGGACCTGGCGGGGATCGTGATCGGGAGCTGGCCCGCCGCGCCGGACCTCGCCTCGCGCTGCAATGTCGCGGACCTGCCGGACGTGGCCGGGGCTCCGCTGCTGGGCTCCGTTCCCGCCGGGTCGGGGGCCCTGTCCCCCGCCGCCTTCCGGGCGGCCGCGCCGCACTGGCTGGCACCGCGCCTGGACGGTACGTGGGACGCGGAGGCGTTCCAGGTGCGGGAGGCGCCTCCGGCGTTCTGA
- a CDS encoding adenosylmethionine--8-amino-7-oxononanoate transaminase, whose translation MPELTVPELLELDRRHVWHPYGPMPGRQEPLVVESASGVRLRLADGSGELVDGMASWWSAIHGYNHPVLNEAARGQLERMSHVMFGGLTHEPAVRLAKLLVDMSPEGLEHVFLADSGSVSVEVAVKMCLQYWRSLGRPRKQRLLTWRGGYHGDTWQPMSVCDPEGGMHELWTGVLPRQVFVGPPPVEYEESYAELLRASIERHADELAAVIVEPVVQGAGGMRFHSPAYLRVLREACDAHDVLLVFDEIATGFGRTGALFAADHAAVTPDVMCVGKALTGGYLTMAAALCTPRVADGISRGEVPVLAHGPTFMGNPLAAAVACASIELLLGQDWRTEVKRIETGLRDGLAAAAELPGVQDVRVLGAIGVVQLDHAVDMTAATRAAVREGVWLRPFRDLIYTMPPYVTGDADVARIARAVCAAAREG comes from the coding sequence ATGCCTGAGCTGACGGTGCCCGAACTGCTGGAGCTCGACCGGCGGCACGTGTGGCATCCGTACGGCCCGATGCCCGGCCGGCAGGAACCGCTCGTCGTGGAGTCGGCGAGCGGGGTGCGGCTGCGGCTCGCCGACGGCTCGGGCGAGCTGGTCGACGGCATGGCGTCCTGGTGGTCGGCGATCCACGGCTACAACCACCCGGTGCTGAACGAGGCGGCGCGCGGGCAACTGGAGCGGATGAGCCACGTGATGTTCGGCGGGCTCACGCACGAGCCCGCCGTGCGGCTGGCGAAGCTCCTTGTCGACATGTCGCCCGAGGGTCTGGAGCATGTGTTCCTCGCCGACTCCGGGTCCGTGTCGGTCGAGGTCGCGGTCAAGATGTGCCTCCAGTACTGGCGCTCGCTGGGCCGCCCCCGCAAGCAGCGGCTGCTGACCTGGCGCGGCGGATACCACGGCGACACCTGGCAGCCGATGTCGGTGTGCGATCCCGAGGGCGGGATGCACGAGCTGTGGACCGGGGTACTGCCCCGTCAGGTGTTCGTCGGTCCGCCTCCGGTCGAGTACGAGGAGTCGTACGCCGAACTGCTGCGCGCGTCGATCGAGCGGCATGCCGACGAGCTGGCCGCGGTGATCGTGGAGCCTGTGGTGCAGGGCGCGGGTGGGATGCGGTTCCACTCCCCCGCCTATCTGCGGGTGCTGCGCGAGGCGTGCGACGCGCACGACGTGCTGCTGGTGTTCGACGAGATCGCGACCGGCTTCGGCCGTACGGGCGCGCTGTTCGCGGCGGACCACGCGGCCGTGACGCCGGACGTGATGTGCGTGGGCAAGGCGCTGACCGGCGGCTATCTGACCATGGCGGCGGCGCTGTGCACGCCGCGGGTGGCCGACGGCATCTCGCGCGGCGAGGTGCCGGTGCTCGCGCACGGCCCGACGTTCATGGGCAATCCGCTGGCGGCGGCGGTGGCCTGCGCCTCGATCGAGCTGCTGCTCGGCCAGGACTGGCGCACGGAGGTCAAGCGGATCGAGACGGGGCTGCGGGACGGGCTCGCGGCGGCCGCGGAGCTGCCTGGCGTCCAGGACGTGCGGGTGCTCGGCGCCATCGGCGTCGTGCAGCTGGATCATGCCGTGGACATGACGGCGGCAACGCGGGCGGCCGTACGCGAGGGCGTGTGGCTGCGGCCGTTCCGCGATCTGATCTACACCATGCCGCCGTACGTCACGGGCGACGCGGACGTGGCGCGGATCGCGCGGGCGGTGTGCGCGGCGGCACGGGAGGGATGA
- a CDS encoding DUF397 domain-containing protein: protein MRALPRHVPSSIELHGVRWLRSSYSTGANNCVETACPAAPPWAGLLAVRDSKDPAGPALLFSRRSWTEFTAAVDRI, encoded by the coding sequence ATGCGTGCACTGCCTCGTCACGTCCCCTCAAGCATCGAACTGCACGGTGTGCGGTGGTTGCGCAGCAGCTACAGCACCGGCGCGAACAACTGCGTCGAGACCGCGTGTCCGGCCGCCCCGCCCTGGGCCGGACTGCTCGCCGTGCGCGACTCCAAGGACCCGGCCGGGCCCGCACTGCTCTTCTCACGGAGGAGCTGGACGGAGTTCACGGCCGCGGTCGACCGCATCTGA
- a CDS encoding LysR family transcriptional regulator has translation MYDPTRLAALVAVAEAGSITRAAERLGYTPPALSQQLAKLEREAGSALLVRHHRGARLTGAGELLVARARRVLDELERARHELARLAGLSGGVLRLGTFQTAGIHLLPPVLSAFRRAHPDVELSVADHEPPTGVMAVAAGDIDLALTHTYEPADALSLPASVRLEPVLVEELVLVTAPGHALADGTSRLPLTELAGQPLISMAPEHPSRQGVEAALARAGASPSVLVSTPGYALVCALVSAGLGVGVVPEMVARTSVTPVGVRPLGAGELRRTISVAYRGEEAAPAVEAFRALLRGAFGRARHASEMR, from the coding sequence ATGTACGACCCGACCCGGCTCGCGGCTCTGGTCGCCGTCGCGGAGGCCGGGTCCATCACCCGGGCGGCCGAGCGCCTCGGTTACACCCCGCCCGCGCTCTCCCAGCAACTGGCCAAGCTGGAGCGGGAGGCCGGCTCGGCGCTGCTGGTCCGGCATCACCGCGGGGCGCGGCTGACGGGCGCGGGCGAGCTGCTGGTGGCACGGGCCCGGCGCGTGCTCGACGAGTTGGAGCGGGCCCGTCATGAACTGGCCCGGCTGGCCGGTCTGTCGGGCGGCGTCCTGAGGCTCGGGACGTTCCAGACGGCGGGCATCCATCTGCTGCCGCCGGTACTGAGCGCGTTCCGCCGGGCTCACCCGGATGTGGAGCTGTCCGTCGCCGACCACGAACCGCCGACCGGTGTCATGGCCGTGGCCGCCGGTGACATCGACCTGGCCCTGACGCACACGTACGAGCCCGCCGACGCCCTCTCGCTCCCCGCTTCCGTCCGCTTGGAGCCGGTCCTGGTGGAGGAGCTGGTTCTGGTGACCGCCCCGGGTCATGCCCTCGCCGACGGCACGTCCAGGCTTCCCTTGACGGAACTGGCAGGTCAGCCGCTGATCAGCATGGCGCCGGAACATCCTTCCCGGCAGGGTGTGGAGGCGGCGCTGGCGCGGGCCGGGGCCAGCCCGTCGGTCCTGGTCTCGACACCCGGCTATGCGCTGGTGTGCGCACTGGTCAGCGCGGGGCTCGGGGTGGGCGTCGTACCGGAGATGGTGGCGCGGACATCGGTCACGCCGGTCGGGGTGCGCCCGCTCGGGGCGGGCGAATTGCGCCGTACGATCTCGGTCGCCTACCGGGGCGAGGAGGCGGCGCCTGCCGTGGAGGCCTTCCGGGCCCTGTTGCGCGGGGCGTTCGGCCGCGCGCGGCACGCGTCAGAGATGCGGTGA
- the bioB gene encoding biotin synthase BioB, with product MDLLNTLVDKGLRRELPTREEALAVLATSDDDLLDVVAAAGKVRRHWFGRRVKLNYLVNLKSGLCPEDCSYCSQRLGSRTGILKYTWLKPDQASDAAAAGVAGGAKRVCLVASGRGPTDRDVDRVSETIKAIKENNEGVEVCACLGLLSDGQAERLREAGADAYNHNLNTSEATYGEITTTHTYADRVDTVEKAHAAGLSACSGLIAGMGESDEDLVDVVFSLRELDPDSVPVNFLIPFEGTPLGKEWNLTPQRCLRILAMTRFVCPDVEVRIAGGREVHLRTMQPLALHLANSIFLGDYLTSEGQAGKADLEMIADAGFEVEGTDQVTLPEHRAAGGCHDGGGVCGSEGGGVCGSAAAPESSEPRTAAEPRTAAEPRTDLVAVRRRGAGTDLAPNA from the coding sequence ATGGACCTGCTGAACACGCTGGTGGACAAGGGGCTTCGGCGCGAACTGCCGACCCGCGAAGAGGCGCTGGCCGTCCTCGCCACGTCCGACGACGACCTGCTCGATGTGGTGGCCGCGGCCGGGAAGGTGCGCCGGCACTGGTTCGGCCGGCGGGTGAAACTCAACTATCTCGTCAACCTGAAGTCCGGCCTGTGTCCCGAGGACTGCTCCTACTGTTCGCAGCGACTCGGCTCCCGGACCGGGATCCTGAAGTACACCTGGCTCAAACCCGACCAGGCCTCCGATGCGGCCGCCGCCGGGGTCGCCGGAGGCGCCAAGCGGGTGTGCCTGGTGGCCAGCGGGCGCGGCCCGACCGACCGGGACGTGGACCGGGTCTCCGAGACGATCAAGGCCATCAAGGAGAACAACGAGGGCGTCGAGGTGTGCGCGTGCCTCGGGCTGCTCTCCGACGGACAGGCCGAGCGGCTGCGCGAGGCGGGCGCCGACGCCTACAACCACAACCTCAACACGTCCGAGGCGACGTACGGGGAGATCACGACCACCCACACCTACGCCGACCGCGTGGACACCGTCGAGAAGGCCCATGCGGCAGGGCTGTCCGCCTGCTCCGGGCTGATCGCCGGCATGGGCGAGTCGGACGAGGACCTGGTCGACGTCGTCTTCTCGCTGCGCGAGCTGGACCCGGACTCGGTTCCGGTCAACTTCCTGATCCCGTTCGAGGGCACCCCGCTCGGCAAGGAGTGGAACCTGACCCCGCAGCGGTGCCTGCGGATCCTGGCCATGACGCGGTTCGTGTGCCCGGACGTCGAGGTGCGGATCGCGGGCGGGCGCGAGGTCCATCTGCGCACGATGCAGCCGCTCGCCCTGCACCTGGCCAACTCGATCTTCCTCGGCGACTACCTCACCAGCGAGGGCCAGGCGGGCAAGGCCGACCTGGAGATGATCGCGGACGCCGGGTTCGAGGTGGAGGGCACCGACCAGGTGACGCTGCCGGAGCACCGCGCGGCCGGCGGCTGCCACGACGGCGGCGGGGTCTGCGGTTCCGAGGGCGGCGGAGTCTGCGGTTCCGCTGCCGCCCCGGAGTCCTCCGAGCCCCGTACGGCAGCCGAGCCCCGTACGGCCGCGGAGCCCCGCACCGACCTGGTCGCCGTCCGCCGCCGGGGCGCCGGAACGGACCTCGCGCCCAATGCCTGA